A region from the Thalassoglobus sp. JC818 genome encodes:
- a CDS encoding DEAD/DEAH box helicase has protein sequence MAATLHPIRALEHVISEYRDYLQTEFRAKDANLRAALEQELDAQGFLAQEPFYQAHRPFVDGSNWRDLPIEPALARVMEERTQQPCGYLHQTAAIDELLSNSARPVVVTTGTGSGKTESFLLPVIQNAFEDSALFPKSGLTAILIYPMNALANDQKLRIEEYLSEAGFGDIKVEQYDRSTSQKTRQEMRANPPHILLTNYMMLEYLLVRPADRENIFANHRCRYLVLDEVHSYRGILGSNIALLTRRLKAHLERARQDWNPNPPAEERPKRFPTLVAVGTSATIKSFAEDGLSREEVIRLRDEAVQEFFGTLTGAERGSIVVLGEELKSVDVPSEAVYPSPANPVDVRGLDFGDSASIQQALSELAGTSGASLEQSARSYKLLWDLNDWLIRRPMSISQIVEAVRESVAERSGSSVEELTREVEAALTVGAALPDGTPGALRLRAHRFLRGGWKFHRCINPDCGRLYPMGEERCGDCGHQTAPLYLCRNCGADYLAFMGDPDNEPLRPRPETSDQPEWMLYEPDRFNLPAIVDDDDDDDDAGNVAPPRRGQQRVPAQIRGRQVRMGSIDPTSLQFSNDPADYRMQVTLAPARTRCLCCGGTAGSRSVLTPVALGTSAAVKVIGEGLVETLAEANAGKDGHDGKERLLVFSDSRQDAAHQARFVIFASRYDRMRRRLVELLESRGVLRIQEAVEALSELAVTHHDNPYVPEDTGWLPDDTRDRIAVWEEAPLLDELAVNAGYRGTLFNLGLVGVRYNRLDEYVQARGEHLAGTLGINLGELEYLCRVVLDEMRTRGALSRPMLQYHPAHIACPQHFQRAEWERRMKLPQGYPLTPQREVVANMDGAQLPAGIKHHNAWRRPGVGGRGPSVERIIRHLQDRLGGVTQLNPQTAEDILSFLRDGSFVTDVELYGFRDRAHLLQVNSEVIRLELLTEQQRVHCEVCGDVRARAPVHAPCPRCHGLMVTWDNAAVDQNRHVRRIRNCEAIPLVAKEHTAQITTADRAEVEESFKAPADESPVNMLACSPTLEMGIDVGGLDAVVMRNVPPRPDNYAQRGGRAGRRSRVGIVLGYARSTPHDQYFYDKPREMIAGEVPAPAVSLGNRDVLIRHLYAIVLGSAEPGLAGRMIDYVGPQGEMKDEAVNALIEGVTAQVGHAIEVARQAWGADVLSRANLTDDDLRALLAALPDRIRFVFDATARQVIELRQALEHYTQTLERRHAGTRAADLVARILGIPTDQRTNQQDADDRSAGYPLRRFAEFGLLPGYEFPSEPAALRLLGDDHEEDPISVTRRFGIGQFQPDAHVYARRRRWKVIGLDNASPWNPRSDVSTWTYRLCSSCGLRYHAQEPRCPRCRDSRPGQSLPSFDFAGFLAKKDERPILDEEERYAVRNVVKVYPQWSGEGHRVTGRWTVGPGWALRLSQNEEVRWVNEGLQPTVNELQSGLPVLHRDAKGYLVCPSCGRMLTPAQPAQVQGRGRRNAGRQGNQNNNGHADTCPQLGSAPQSVAITTSSNVEVLRLMLPVPRGTQPETWKSFGVTLGFSLLNGIRHHFMLDAAELDFEFEGPWEINEQNFRYEMLSLAFIDPSLGGSGYLHRVAQLFHMVAERTLEHLDHPGCDSACYRCLKAYHNQRYHDDLSWPQVIPALDELAAAAPVERPLETGDLDDPGPWLDAYRRGVGSPLEAKFLDLFEEHGFHPDKQVPLGAASDGSTLSVADFAVSDRRLAIYIDGAAFHDGDRSRRRDRFIRQHLRNCDPPWHVEELRARDLQQGRALVERLMRVESE, from the coding sequence ATGGCAGCAACTCTCCATCCCATCCGAGCACTCGAACATGTGATCTCCGAATATCGGGATTACCTGCAAACCGAATTCCGCGCGAAGGACGCCAACCTGCGAGCCGCGCTGGAACAGGAACTCGATGCTCAAGGCTTTCTGGCTCAGGAGCCGTTCTATCAGGCCCATCGACCGTTTGTGGACGGCAGCAACTGGCGGGACCTGCCGATCGAACCGGCCCTCGCGCGAGTGATGGAAGAACGGACTCAGCAGCCATGCGGTTATCTTCACCAGACCGCAGCCATCGACGAATTGCTGTCGAATAGTGCTCGGCCGGTTGTTGTGACCACGGGAACCGGTAGCGGCAAGACCGAATCCTTCCTGTTACCGGTGATTCAGAATGCGTTTGAAGATTCGGCCTTGTTCCCGAAGTCCGGGCTGACGGCCATTCTGATTTATCCGATGAACGCGTTGGCTAACGACCAAAAGCTGCGTATCGAGGAGTACCTGTCAGAAGCTGGTTTCGGAGACATCAAAGTCGAGCAGTATGATCGTTCCACGTCGCAGAAGACTCGGCAGGAGATGCGAGCAAATCCGCCGCACATTCTGCTGACGAACTACATGATGCTGGAATATCTGTTGGTGCGTCCGGCGGACCGTGAGAACATCTTCGCCAATCACCGCTGCCGTTACTTGGTTCTGGACGAAGTTCACTCGTATCGCGGAATCCTCGGCAGCAACATTGCGTTACTGACGCGGCGACTGAAGGCTCACCTTGAACGGGCACGACAGGACTGGAACCCAAATCCTCCGGCGGAGGAACGGCCGAAGAGATTCCCGACTCTCGTAGCAGTCGGCACATCAGCGACGATCAAATCTTTTGCCGAGGATGGCCTGTCGCGTGAAGAAGTCATTCGACTGCGTGACGAAGCCGTTCAGGAATTCTTCGGCACTTTGACCGGTGCTGAACGTGGGTCAATCGTCGTTCTGGGTGAGGAATTGAAATCGGTCGATGTCCCTAGCGAAGCCGTTTATCCGTCACCCGCAAATCCTGTTGACGTTCGTGGGCTGGACTTCGGAGACTCCGCGTCGATTCAGCAGGCACTTAGCGAGCTCGCAGGTACGTCCGGGGCGTCGCTGGAGCAGTCTGCTCGTTCTTACAAGTTGTTGTGGGATTTGAATGACTGGCTGATTCGGCGTCCGATGTCGATCAGTCAGATCGTGGAGGCTGTACGTGAATCTGTCGCGGAGCGTTCCGGCTCTTCGGTTGAAGAACTCACTCGCGAAGTGGAAGCCGCACTGACAGTCGGAGCGGCACTACCGGACGGAACACCAGGAGCCCTGCGGCTTCGGGCTCACCGATTCCTGCGCGGAGGTTGGAAATTTCATCGGTGCATCAATCCTGACTGCGGCAGACTGTATCCGATGGGTGAGGAACGCTGCGGCGATTGCGGACATCAAACAGCACCGCTGTATTTGTGTCGAAACTGTGGAGCTGACTATCTGGCATTCATGGGGGACCCGGACAACGAGCCGTTGCGGCCGCGACCGGAAACCTCTGACCAGCCGGAGTGGATGCTATACGAACCCGATAGATTCAATCTTCCTGCGATTGTTGATGACGACGATGACGATGATGATGCGGGCAACGTGGCTCCACCACGGCGCGGCCAGCAACGAGTTCCCGCTCAGATTCGCGGGCGGCAGGTTCGGATGGGTTCGATCGACCCCACGTCATTGCAGTTCAGCAATGATCCAGCGGATTATCGGATGCAGGTGACGCTTGCTCCGGCGCGAACACGTTGTCTCTGCTGCGGCGGAACAGCCGGTAGTCGCAGTGTGCTGACTCCCGTCGCGCTCGGCACATCGGCAGCCGTCAAAGTTATCGGCGAAGGCTTGGTCGAAACACTCGCGGAGGCCAACGCAGGCAAAGATGGGCACGATGGAAAAGAGCGACTGCTCGTATTCAGCGACAGCCGACAGGATGCTGCTCATCAGGCGAGATTCGTCATCTTTGCAAGTCGCTATGACCGCATGCGTCGACGTCTGGTCGAATTACTGGAGTCGCGCGGCGTACTTCGGATTCAGGAAGCAGTCGAAGCACTCAGTGAACTGGCAGTCACTCATCACGACAACCCATACGTCCCGGAGGATACCGGATGGCTTCCTGACGACACGAGGGATCGGATTGCCGTGTGGGAAGAAGCTCCGCTGCTGGATGAGCTGGCAGTAAATGCCGGATACCGTGGTACGCTGTTCAATCTTGGACTTGTTGGCGTCCGCTACAACCGACTTGATGAGTACGTTCAGGCTCGCGGCGAACATCTGGCCGGGACACTCGGCATCAACCTCGGGGAACTGGAATATCTGTGTCGAGTTGTGCTGGACGAGATGCGCACGCGGGGTGCGTTGAGCCGGCCGATGCTTCAATACCATCCGGCGCACATCGCCTGTCCGCAGCATTTTCAACGAGCTGAATGGGAGCGGCGGATGAAGCTGCCGCAGGGTTATCCATTGACACCGCAGCGAGAAGTCGTGGCCAACATGGATGGTGCGCAGTTGCCAGCAGGTATCAAGCATCACAACGCATGGCGACGACCGGGTGTTGGCGGCCGTGGGCCGAGTGTCGAACGAATCATTCGTCATTTGCAGGATCGACTTGGAGGAGTCACGCAACTGAATCCTCAGACTGCCGAGGACATTCTTTCATTTCTTCGCGACGGTAGCTTTGTCACCGATGTCGAGTTGTACGGCTTTCGAGACCGGGCGCATCTGCTGCAAGTCAATTCGGAGGTGATACGGCTTGAGTTGCTGACCGAACAACAGCGTGTTCATTGCGAAGTTTGTGGTGACGTTCGGGCGAGAGCACCGGTGCATGCTCCGTGCCCCAGATGTCACGGGCTGATGGTCACATGGGACAACGCGGCAGTCGACCAGAATCGACATGTGCGGAGAATCCGAAATTGTGAAGCCATTCCATTGGTCGCAAAGGAACACACGGCCCAGATTACAACCGCCGATCGTGCTGAGGTTGAAGAGAGCTTCAAGGCTCCCGCCGACGAATCACCGGTCAACATGCTGGCGTGTTCTCCGACTTTGGAAATGGGAATTGACGTTGGTGGTTTGGACGCGGTGGTCATGCGAAATGTGCCACCTCGGCCGGACAACTACGCACAACGCGGCGGACGTGCCGGCCGTCGTTCACGGGTTGGAATCGTGCTCGGGTATGCGCGAAGTACGCCGCACGATCAATACTTCTACGACAAGCCACGGGAGATGATCGCGGGCGAAGTTCCTGCGCCAGCGGTCTCATTGGGCAACCGCGATGTCTTGATTCGCCACCTCTACGCGATCGTACTTGGTTCTGCTGAGCCGGGGCTGGCCGGTCGCATGATCGACTATGTCGGACCTCAGGGCGAAATGAAAGATGAGGCGGTCAACGCGCTTATCGAGGGTGTTACGGCTCAGGTGGGACATGCCATTGAAGTCGCACGTCAGGCGTGGGGGGCCGATGTGCTTTCCCGAGCAAATCTTACTGACGATGACCTGCGTGCGTTGCTCGCGGCCCTGCCGGATCGCATTCGATTCGTATTTGACGCAACGGCTCGTCAGGTCATCGAGCTCAGGCAAGCACTTGAGCACTACACCCAGACGTTGGAACGTCGCCACGCCGGCACTCGTGCAGCTGATTTGGTCGCTCGAATCCTCGGCATTCCAACGGATCAACGCACAAATCAGCAAGACGCAGACGACCGTTCGGCCGGTTATCCGCTGAGACGGTTCGCCGAGTTCGGATTGCTGCCGGGATACGAGTTTCCGTCTGAGCCAGCTGCGCTGCGTCTACTGGGCGACGATCACGAAGAAGACCCGATCTCCGTGACGCGTCGGTTTGGAATCGGCCAGTTTCAGCCAGATGCTCACGTGTACGCTCGGCGACGCCGATGGAAGGTCATTGGTCTGGATAACGCGTCCCCATGGAATCCTCGATCAGATGTTTCGACATGGACCTACCGACTGTGTAGCTCCTGCGGACTGCGATACCACGCACAAGAACCTCGCTGTCCACGCTGTCGTGATTCCCGACCGGGACAATCATTGCCGAGTTTCGACTTTGCCGGCTTCTTGGCAAAGAAGGACGAGCGTCCGATTCTTGACGAAGAAGAACGCTACGCGGTACGAAATGTTGTGAAGGTGTATCCGCAGTGGAGCGGCGAAGGGCATCGCGTGACGGGGCGCTGGACGGTCGGTCCGGGTTGGGCGCTACGGCTCAGTCAGAATGAAGAAGTCCGTTGGGTGAATGAGGGTTTACAACCAACAGTCAACGAATTGCAGTCGGGCCTACCAGTACTGCATCGCGACGCAAAAGGGTATCTCGTGTGTCCATCGTGCGGTCGGATGTTGACGCCAGCCCAACCAGCTCAGGTGCAGGGCCGAGGTCGACGAAATGCGGGCCGGCAAGGCAACCAAAACAACAACGGTCACGCCGATACGTGTCCTCAGCTTGGCAGTGCGCCTCAGTCGGTCGCGATCACAACCTCCAGCAATGTGGAAGTGTTGCGTCTGATGCTACCCGTACCGCGAGGTACGCAACCGGAAACGTGGAAATCATTCGGAGTGACACTTGGCTTCTCGTTGCTCAACGGAATCCGTCACCATTTTATGCTCGACGCCGCTGAACTGGACTTCGAGTTTGAAGGTCCGTGGGAAATCAACGAACAAAACTTCCGTTACGAAATGTTGTCTTTAGCCTTCATTGATCCGAGTTTGGGCGGTAGCGGCTACCTGCACCGTGTGGCACAGTTGTTCCACATGGTTGCAGAGCGGACGCTGGAGCATCTCGATCACCCGGGTTGCGATTCTGCCTGCTATCGCTGCCTGAAGGCATACCACAATCAGCGGTACCACGATGACCTGTCGTGGCCGCAAGTGATACCGGCACTCGACGAACTTGCCGCTGCCGCGCCAGTTGAGCGACCATTGGAAACCGGTGATCTCGACGATCCCGGACCTTGGCTGGATGCCTACCGACGTGGCGTCGGTTCACCGCTGGAAGCCAAATTTCTCGACCTGTTTGAAGAACACGGCTTCCATCCTGATAAGCAGGTTCCATTGGGGGCGGCCTCTGACGGTTCGACGTTGTCGGTTGCAGACTTTGCGGTCTCGGATCGACGACTTGCGATCTACATCGACGGAGCCGCATTCCATGATGGCGACCGAAGCCGCCGCCGAGATCGTTTCATTCGTCAGCATCTCCGCAACTGCGATCCCCCATGGCACGTAGAAGAACTCCGAGCCCGTGATTTGCAACAAGGTAGAGCCTTGGTCGAACGGTTGATGCGAGTTGAGAGCGAGTGA